A segment of the Gossypium hirsutum isolate 1008001.06 chromosome D10, Gossypium_hirsutum_v2.1, whole genome shotgun sequence genome:
CAAAATATGATCGATTTGCTTGAATCTAGCTACCTATTCGATGTACATGAGACGAGATGGTGGTGTGGCATCACGTATCTGGGCTTGGTGACTAGTCGGGTATAAAGTGTTACAAGTTTCACGTGCCTTTCTTACTCCCATTCTCTCTTTCCCATTGTCACGTTTCTTCCTCCCTTTTTGGCTACttgtttttttcctttctttttgtttttcttttttgttcatctttctcTCTGTTGCCTTGATTCTTGTTTTGTTATCAATGTACATTTTAGTGGTTGGGTGGAGTTCGATTGTTGGGGCATAATCTAAGCAAAGTGTAAGTGTTGTCGAATCAATTTTCTAATATTAAGATTCTTAATTGTTATTCATTTAAGGTAGAGATTATTTTAGTGTTGGTTTTTCTTCTTAATTGAGATAAATGCTCTTATGCTTTTGTTAGGCGAATGGTGCACAAATCAAGATCTTCCAATAGAGTAGATTCGATTTTGGATGTGATTTCGGAGGGGTAggtactcaatttttttttttggaatctgAAATATTGGTTTGGGGatacaatttttgatgaattttttttcgattagTTAGTACGATTTGATGAACAATTGTAGGCCCTGGTGAGTTTCAATTGAATGattaatcaaatcaaaaaccaagTGTGTGAAGCTAACCCGATTTATCGCttgaaacttgaaaaaaaatgtgAAACAAAGGCTATTTTTGAAACTGCCCAGTGCCACACTATCGTGTGTCAAGCCATGTGGTAGACCGTGTGCGTCAGACGGTCATGTGCCAGACCATGTAGAGCACATGACCGTATTTAGTTTTCCATCCCGTGTggagcacacgaccgtgtgaaatcTTACAGCCCAtttgggtaggccgtgtggactACACGGGCTAGCTttttaggccatgtgggccataCGATTGTGTGGGCCTCTTTGGAAAATTTTAGGGCCCTATTAAGGGTTGTTTGAGGGACTCAAAAATTGGGTCTGTAGGCATCATATAGGGTcaaaaaaacataagttttatTGCGTAAACATATATGGGTAAGCTTAGGAGGTATGCTAAATAAACATGTTACATTATGATTCATAGGAAAATATATGTGTTTGCATGCCATATGATTTATGATGTGTATACGttgatattataattatatttatgagTATGCTTATGTTTTGGGATGGGTTACgatatgatggaggaagtgttataAGGCAGTTTTTACTACAATTATGGTGGTTAAACCGTAAATTTCTGTTTGGCAGCTCCGTTACATGTTTATGAGTGGCACACCGCCACatattggtgtgattggatggatggactcttgtagtcctaTTTGGTTTGATTGGCTGATCGGAAATGGTGTGTAGTGAATGGGGGTAGGATTTGATATGATATGCTATGATTTAAAATGATATGACTCGATATGATAAGATATGATCTGATATGAAATCTGATACGATAGATATGCTCTAATATGAATTCCGTTATGCTATGACATGTTCTGATATATATGTTTGTACTGAAATTTCTAGGCCAGACCACACACTGGGCTTAAAGCTCACATCTCTGTTTTCTACATTATAGGTGATTCTTAGACTTAAGATTGGACGGTGACGCTGGAGCTCAGGTTCCACACATATTTGGTTTTGTATGTTACGAACTTCCTTTTCATGAACTTTTATGGATTTTGGACATTTTAATGTTGTTTGGAACATTAGAATTTCTATTGGTAattgttttgttaaatttttggTGTTAACCGATATATTTAAACAAGACGACTAACTATAAACTAAAGGTAATGAAGACTAAATTACTAAAATGAGTTCGCTACCAAATTTTGTTGAAAATCACTAAAGTGTTTTATCTCGCAAATGATTTAAGTAAAGTGGGTTTGTTTTTAGTAAAACTATTAAACATGGTTTTCTGCAAAGTAATGTTTTCAGAAATTATTACATTTCTCGAAGAGTTATTCAAATCGGTTATCTCTTCACCGAATGTTGGTTTTCATCAAGATTAAACATCAGTATTTTTTTTCACGAATAATGTAACTTTCATAATTCGACTgtaacgtctaggtcgagttgGGGGTGTTAGATTCTCCCTCGGGCTCCTCAATTCTTGTGTTCAAAGCCCTCGTTGTGGTCTTAGTTTCCTCCTTCAAAGTCATCATCATGGCCTCGAGAGCATCGTTCTTTATTGTCAGCTTATCCACAGTGGAATTGAGCAGCCATCATACCTCTTCCTCATTGGAGCCGAGAGACTCCAACACGATTTCCCTAAGTTGCTCTTCTGTCGATTCCAACTATGTAGTGCGTCCCTCGACTACCTCAAATGTCTCCTTCATATCCCCCATGGACTCATCGATATTGACCACTTGTTCTTCCAAAGCTGACAATATTTCCTCGATTGGCTAGCTTTCCTAGCCCTCACacgggtctccattggctcaATCTGATCGTTTACTCCTCTTTTCATCTTGATCAGGACATTTGAACCTTAGCTCTAATACCAACTGTCACGGGGCTATAACTTTAGTCTTACAATCCGTGCGGCTTTAGGTGATTTTTTTGGGTTCAAGTCCGCCTAAGTCAACCTAAATCTCACAAAGTAAGTATTCTCAATAGAAATTCTCCAATGCACCAAAAATAAAGCGAAAACAACTCAAAACGAAATAGCAACGAAAGAATAATATATTCTATTAGAAAGAAAAAGCAcatcaagtgtttgagtaaatgctttcAATAGTATTCAATTACTATGAAGGATTACAACTGAGTGATTACAAATAAGGGGGAATGccccctatttatagttgagctcccctaaaACCAACAGTATAGATTGAGTTTCATTGATGGTCAAGATTAGAGCCTATTTACAATTGAGATTCTTAAAGGATTGACTCAATcctttaagattacaaaatctAATCTTACCAGATTACATATCTTTTAAGATTAGTTTCCCTATTTACCATGGTAGCCCTAAATTTCCTTAAGTACTCCACTTGGCCactaaggcttcaagtagatgggttTCTCCACATGTTCCAAGAATTGGGTCAGCTCAAGTGGGTCAAATACACTTTATTTAATCAATTCACCTCGATGGGATGCTCTGTGCGCATTCGACACATGCTTTTGATCTGCGACTTATGACACATGACCCACATTCATTGACACAAAGAGACCCACTTAGAAATTTACCAACCTGATAACAattaatagaaatataataataaatgaatcaTGAAAATCGTTTATCATTTAATCACGAATTGTAGGCCAACAAGTTAGACAAGCATCCCTCTGCATAGGTTATACAATCTACAGATTTTggttatatattaaatcaaagctAAGCACTACTGGCCATCCATCAAGGCAATAATCACAAATGATTGGGGAGAGGATAAGATGaagacaaaaaaattaatttatttaatttttttgtcacatGTCACCATTTTATTCGTTTCAAATTTCATGTTTGTTGtattttaaaagtcaaaacttttttttatttacgtgaagagttgtaaattttttattcaattaaattatttttaaaaatatggaaAGTGAAAATGGGATttgctaatttaaaaaaaagtaatttaactgAATAAAAAATTTCACAACTCTCGAAATTGCCATAATAACATCGTTTTTACCCCCCAAATCACCGTGGCAATTAGAGATTTAGGGTCTCAAGATACCGTCCCATATTAttcatgtaaataaaaaaaattcatattacttaagtaaataattttttttcgtaTTATTGAAAAAACAAAACCCCGTCAAATTGTTTAGAAACGATTTTTCTGTTAAagctaataataatataaagcaaGAGTGAAGGTGTTTGTATCTCTCAATGTGCTCATTCAATTTTTATTTCCACCGGTAAAATCCTCTAAAAGAATTGTAATACTCTAATGGGTTTCTTGAGCCCATGTCATAAAAGTTGGGGCTTCCCTTAGATTGTAAGGTAACCACATCCTACATTACTCTAAAATaacatcatttttatttttggttacttcaaaaaaaattgtcaattataaaaattgaccaaattgtttattaaaccattaaacctttaaaattaaCGGATTGTTGACTGGACTTgcaaaaaaacagaaaaaatgctactttagtccctttaagaattaaaaaattttagttaacaCAATTACTATACCAacgaacttttaattttttatgcttaggcaaatgaaaagacattgatcTACTGTAACTCCGCCCTTTATGATGTCGCCACCATCCTCGCTTCTTCATCTTTCACCAGAACAAGAAAAATTTGTCATGGTTTCAATGTTTGAGTTAACAGAAAGTTGtgcaaattattattatttgattttatctaACTGGAATACAATTATTGTGTTTTTCAGTGTTTAGGTTAACAGaaggttttgtattttttaaaaaaaacctcaaTACATATAGTTTCTGTGTGAAGAGTTATCATCTTTTCATAAATCATGGTGCATTTGAAAAAATGGTGCAACTAAACTATttagttgaaaaataaaaaaaaatgagaaaacatGGGTAATTAAGAAATTTACCTCAGTGTTGAGATCAGAAGAGGAACCAGAGGAGATAGTGGAGGAAGACAGCAGCGGAAGCATATCGAAGGCCGAATCtaacattttttatattatttaatatgagTTTTTGTTGGGATTTAAGGAAttgacttaattttttttgtaattttaaagagactaaaagaataatttttccttttccttgcaGGTCTAGTTAGGAATCCTTTAAGGGTTTAATAGTTGACTGGCCATTTTGGTCAATTTTTCTAATGGCGAtgacaaaattgacaaaaaaaattttaaaataatcaaaataggaACGATACTATTTTAATGTGATCTTCGAAGTAGTTTACCCAGATTATTGATCAAAATTTCACACTCATTAGTAAGTTGCCACAAATTAAatgcatttaatatatttttttgatataaggacaaatttaaccctcattgtttacatttttttgttaatttagttcttacttttttgagctaaatttgaccattaattttttaaaaagagtcaaatctctctttttttactgaaaatatttactaagatattaattttttaatgatgttggCATGGTAATTCGTGTGGCAGTCCACGTGTACTTCATACTAATAAgacactatttgtcttatatgtcacatcaacaaataatttaaaaattataaaaatatatatataaaaattcaaaagaatattAACATGAAGTACACTGGAATTGCCATGTAGGCCACTAAAAACTTAtcattttagtcaatattttcattaaagaaaaacaatttgactatttttaaaaggttaaggaccaaatttagtttaaaaaaaagaataaaaaccaaattaaaatatatatataaatgctaAAAGCTAAATTTATCATCTTGCATATTTTTTCGATGACTAGTTTATTATCatagtatatattttaaaaacccaatgtaataataaaaatatttaaaatatataattaagattaaaaatattcaataaaataaaatatttttatgtgcTTTTGAATCActttatattaaaacaattttatctttaattataaaaagtaaaaatgcTATTAATGGaaagatattatatatattaaaataattaacttatcaaatttttaaataaaatacagcaTTTAATAATGATAGATGCAAATATACTAACTTAATCGATTTTTATGATATATAAGATTCATCTAAAATTTATTAACCAATTaagataattaattataaataataatgtgtaaaaatcacttaataataaattatataatttagaaataaataaaaacaactaaTTGTAAAGGAAAATATTTGGTATACTGTTAGTGAGTTTTTAGATTTCACAAGTAATGTCAGGGTGATGGCAAGTGTtctataattaataataaaatattttaaaaataaatattaatccaccttgtagaattaaaaaaaagtacaCTATTAGGGTACCAAATCTAACcctaattataaatataataatgatgAGTCATAGTTCTCATACTAATATTTGGTACACTACTAACAAATAAGTCAAGGGATTGACAAGTATCCTATAaaggtatagtaaaatatttaaaaaaataaatactaaaagaaaAGGATGTGACAAATTTTTTTAAGgttacttgtgaaataaaaaaaaagtatattattaGTCAAATACTAACCCTAtagagaaaatatttaatatacaaTCAGTGGAGTTTTTATATTCTACAAATAAGGCTAGAAGGTTGACATTAGTCCTATaggagtatagtaaaatattaaaaataaataaatgacaatttttaaaattatttgtagaataaaaaaaattatactgtTAGTGTATTAAATactaactcatatatatatatatatatatatatatttacaaggAAGAGTTTCAAATGTTAAGATTGCTATCTATCCTTGGATGTTATCTCTAAAAATAAATGTACGAGTCAAACCAATTAAGCTTCGAATTCTGtaacttattaaatatttaattctaaagaaaaaaattgatgaaaaaaaatatacaatCTCATAAAACTAGACCCTCAAAGGAGGATCCTCAAATAATCTTAAACTTATTTTTCTATCACGAATCATCTTGACAATACTATCTGCAACTGTTTTATCCTCTTGGGGGATATGTTGAATCTTTCACTACTTTACCTTTGTCCGAATCTGATGAATTCTTCTAAGGAGAGTTGAGTTTGAGATTCTAAAGGCACATTCCTGAATTGCAGTAGCAGCCTCGAGactatttgtttgaattaagatACTCTCAAATCTTCTATCTAAGATAAGCTTTAATCCATCCAAGATTCAGCCTCCATCACAATACAGTTTCTCAAGTATAGGCTAAACTCAATGATTCATCTACCATTTTGATCTCGCACTAAGCCTCCTACTACTGCAAATCccaagaaaaatttatttttaataaatattatattactaaTATGTGATAACTGAAAATCCAATTTTTAactaaacactttttttttttgaaaatttaatgcaattatatttaatttagtgAGTCTCTTAAAAACATTATATTTGGATCTAACTAATTTATTTACATTAAATTTTCTAAGATTAAATAGAAAAAAGTATGTATCTATAATAAGTCTATCTTTTAAACCTTGTGCAAATAATATATTTAGTATTGtacaattaatttaaatatgatatcgggttcttttatttttaaaatatatcatttaataagttaataaaataattgaatttgtaaAATAATGTGCAATacttaaatactaaaaattagtaatatgttaatttgaaaaaacttttgaattgatagaaatatcatttattatttattgtaccactacattaaaattaaacatatattttaattttattattaaattttaaatattagaaaatattttattaaagctGAAGTTTTGCTTATAGTCTATATTAGATTACATTTCACTATTTTggcaaaaaaatatttatttttttcactttgatttaaattattcaattataaGTAATAATACTTCAATAATATAAATCTAAATTTATCACTATCACATATAGATGCATCAACATTTAGGTAATTTCATTTTATTAGTAACTAAAAAATCATTAAagataaatatttgaaatttattaccATTTTCCTTCTGAGTTTGATTATAATTTGAAGTTTTTCAttgcttaaatttcaaaatagttaataaattttaattatgctCAACAATTCAAATAATCctattttatatgaaataatatatattatttaataaaataaaaataaatttacaataaaaGGGCACCAGACTTTCGTTCTATTAGTCATTATCAGAGGGAAATTGAAACAATCGTTATTCAACAACAAATTAAACACATCACATGGGAGGGCGACTTGTTTTCTTGGCCATAAATAAAGGCTGCAGTGGAAAAGTAGAGTGTtaaatctttccttttttttatgtatactttttatgtttaatttactGTAAGTATTTAAAGTTTATgattatttttcaataatatcgttgtcaaaattttaatatgtgtcctctctttaaaaatataatatattttactattatgccAAATAGTTTATATGGCAGCTATCATTCATATTATTAACATATTGTAACTGAACAGTGAATATTGCTTACTTACCAGTAAACATCAATCGGAAACTACAATTTAAATCACTTGAAGACTTTTGGGTTTGATGTTTTCAGTGGCTATGAAGCAGCGGAGAGAGACTTCTGACGGTGGTGAAGCTGCAGCACTGGCAAGCATTAGTTTAGCAGTTGAGAAGCTGAGATTACATTAATTACATGCCACCGCCTAGATTAGGTTCTTTTtcaaaaggagttgaaagttctGGCTATTTTTATTAGGAATGGATCTCGAATTAAATAACAACTTTCGTCTGACCTATAATATaaatttgattttgtataatttatatataattttaatttaattcaaattttacaaattattaacatcattattgatataacataattttaaatatatattacatatataaataattatatttatctaaaaaaataaattaatatatttatttttaaaatttatattaacttaattaaaatagaatattaaGTATACTTTTaaatcacaatcaaaacttcatatacataatttaactaaacaaattaattttcacatatCATTGAAGGTTTGTATATGTGGAAGTCAAATAAAAATCTTCAACTAATCAACTGCGTGCATTTATGGTGTCCAGAAAAATTAACGTACAATGGATATTGTATATAAGAGGTTCATTGGTGAATCAAGTTCATGCACaacactaaaaaaaatatttgagtgtttgattttaatttaagaaaGATGGGGAAATTAATTTCCAAAAGGCTTGGAGTGTTTGTGATGATATTTGTGTTTGCTATAGGTATAGCAGAATGTAGAAAACTTGAGAAGGAAACCCTTGGAGGTGGTTTTGGTGGAGGCGTCGGAGGAGGGGTTAGTGGTGGCCATGGTGGTGGTTTAGGTGGAGGCTTTGGAGGTGGAAAAGGTGGTGGGGTAGGAGTTGGAGGTGGAGCCGGTGCAGGTGGTGGTGGCGATCTTGGAGGTGGAAAAGGTGGAGGCATAGGAGGTGGAGCTGGTGGTGGTGCTGGTGGAGGTATAGGAGGTGGAGCTGGAGGCAGTGCTAGTGGTGGTTTTGGAGGTGGAAAAGGTGGAGGGATAGGAGGTGGAgctggtggtggaaaaggtggaGGCATAGGAGCAGGTGGTGGTGTCGGTGGTGGCATTGGAGGCGGTGCTGGTGGTGGTTTTGGAGGTGGAAAAGGTGGAGGGATAGGAGGTGGAgctggtggtggaaaaggtggaGGCATAGGAGCAGGTGGTGGTGCCGGTGGTGGCGCTGGAGGCGGTGCTGGTGGTGGTTTTGGAGGTGGAAAAGGTGGAGGGATAGGAGGTGGAGCTGGTGGTGGCGCTGGAGGCGGTGCTGGTGGTGGTTTTGGAGGTGGAAAAGGTGGAGGGATAGGAGGTGGGgttggtggtggtggtggcgCTGGAGGGGGTGCTGGTGGTGGCTTTGGAGGTGGAAAAGGTGGAGGGATAGGAGGTGGTGCTGGCGGTGGTTTTGGAGGTGGACAAGGCGGAGGTATAGGaggtggagttggtggtggaggAGGTGCTGGTGGTGGCGGTGGCTTTGGAGGTGGTGCTGGTGGAGGAATTGGAGGGGGATTTTAGTTGCAAAATGTGCATGcttaaaaatattataagttGTAAGCGTGCATGCTAATGCAGAGTGTGGTTGACTATGACGTATCATACTGCCATACTAATTAATATTATTgagtaaaataaaaaacaatgcTTTCTTGTTTCATCCTAAACTTCTATTCCATCCTCAATCCCAAAACTTAATTTCTTACGCCTTTGTATTACTAAGGTAATGGCATGTCGTGTCTTGCACTACCTAATGactcaatatatttttatttaaaaatttaacatattgGAATTGAACAATTTATATGTTAGTTTATATGGTTGGTATGAATGATGTAAAATAGAGTGAGCCAAAGGGTAAAAAGAATGTCACCAAGCACGAGTTGCAATTTGAGGGGATaaaaccttatatatatataatctataatctatatatataacataagcttggaaaaaaaatttaaatcgatgagaatattttttattatattattaaactcACACCTAAAtacaattataatttaatttaaaattattaattcacATTTAAAACTAATCATAGTATAggtaataattataaattataaacatataaatataatcaTAAAGTTATCGTAGTTTAGAAGGTGTGATAAGTTTTCTGTATGTTTTAATTTAAACATATCTAATTATTAGTGATAAGTTTTAGTTTAGATTTATTACTCATAAAGTAGAATGCTACTTCAATTAAATCATAATTACAAATTGTATTCacatttgaattttattataagATTAACGTAAACTAGtaagatattttaaaataattgtaaaataatttaaaatttttattgacaTTTACTTAcaaattgtatttatattttaattaattttaatttgaatagaattataaatagaaaatagaaaaaataagttcaattttataaatagaatttaatagttagataaaaatatcaaatcatattcaaataacaATATTATGGACAGAGATGGAATTGGAGAGAGaagattattttaattgatgatcAGGTAAtacctatttttattatttcaatttaatattgtaggtttttttaatattttttatttaaattatcttaGGGAACTAGAATGCAAGCAATGATATTTATCGATACTGTGACAAAATTCAAAGATAATTTTGTATTAAGGTTAGCAACTAGTTGTATATTTTATTAGGGTTAGcaagacgttatggccgaaccCGGGAGTGTTACGACAATGGATTTTACGACACGTCTTTTATGCTAAATCATTTTGTATTATTTGTCACCAAAACGAGTCCACATTTCCAAAAAAACTTGTTTTTATGTACTTATTTAAAATGGTTTGCAGCGGAAGTTTGAAAATTGTTTTACTCAAAAACCAagctcgtgttttcaaaaaccaTTTGTTTCCGTAAAGTGTTTTTGTCAAACATTGCAGGATAGAAAGCAAAACAAATCCAAAAGTTAAAAACCATACAGTCCAGAGAAACCTAAAATTTACGAACTCTCAAAAAAATCTAGAATTTAAAATGA
Coding sequences within it:
- the LOC107916212 gene encoding glycine-rich cell wall structural protein, which gives rise to MGKLISKRLGVFVMIFVFAIGIAECRKLEKETLGGGFGGGVGGGVSGGHGGGLGGGFGGGKGGGVGVGGGAGAGGGGDLGGGKGGGIGGGAGGGAGGGIGGGAGGSASGGFGGGKGGGIGGGAGGGKGGGIGAGGGVGGGIGGGAGGGFGGGKGGGIGGGAGGGKGGGIGAGGGAGGGAGGGAGGGFGGGKGGGIGGGAGGGAGGGAGGGFGGGKGGGIGGGVGGGGGAGGGAGGGFGGGKGGGIGGGAGGGFGGGQGGGIGGGVGGGGGAGGGGGFGGGAGGGIGGGF